The Oligoflexus sp. genomic interval AGATGGGAAAAGAAGGTTCGAAACTATGAGGCCCTATTGCATATAAGCTTTGCCCTAACGGCACTTCGGGCTGCCGGGGTTTTTGGATGAGCTCTAAAGCATCGAATAATTCTCGCGCCCCATTTTTTCACGACGATTCCATTTTTACTTCCGATACAGAATTTGAGTGCTCAATAAGGAGGCAAAAATTTCGGTTTGTTTTTTGCGCCCTCAAAGCATGCTAAAAAAGAGTTAACTTCAAGGATATGGTGGGATAAGGTTTGGGCTGAATGTACCTGATTCGAAATCAGGCGTCTGCGCATCCGCAGAGCAGGAAAAAGAAGAAACTCCCCACGAGAGTCAGGCATTCTCCCACTCGCAGCCTTTCGAATCGCTTGACTTAATTGCGAGCCGCCGTCCATTCCGAGGTAAACGCCGTCTCTCCCGTCCATGCATGACCATACTCTCTGATGCCGCTGTTCAGATCGTAAATGTTCTGCTCCTTGTCTTTATAGGATGAGTCTTCCACGCGAGCATAGCGGCTGAAACTCATTTTCTTTCCATCCGAGGACAACGACAGGTTTTTGATGTAACGCATATTCTGAACAAGAGGGCGACCCTGCCCACTCAAATCAGCGGGAATCAGCTGCACGGAAAAATCTCCGTCAACGCCGGCACGCGAGTTATCTTCAAGCACGGCCACGAGTTGGTCGCTGCCAGGGACAGGCAGCAGTTCACGAACGAAATAGTATAAGTAACTACCGCTCACGTATTGATAGAAGTTGATGTTGCGACTGCCGTTGGAATCCAGGCGCGCTACGTTGTTGCTGCGGCTTGTATAGCAGGTTGGCAGCGAATTTTCATAACGGGCCAGCCAGCATCCATAATGCTCGCTCGGGAGTTGGAATGGGCTGGATTCGGACTTGGATGCCAGGTCATAAACCGAGGCCGTTTCTACCGTGCTCTGGAAACTTCCATTACTATCGGAAGGAATCGTCGTGTAGAGCAGTTGCGTTGAATTCAGGAAATGGACTTTCGCATTGACTGACTTATCCGTGAAGCGCTTCTGAGCCACGGATGTTCCCGTTTCTATCGAGAATACATCCAACCAACCCAACGCATTGCTCCAAGCAGGCTGCACCGCCGCCAGATTCTTGCCGTCGGGACTCCACGCAAGTCCCGCACAACCATCGTCATGGTCGAGCCAGATCAACCGTTCCGTGATTTGCGTCATGAGGTTCTGAATAACGATAAGACTGGATTGATCAGTTTGCGATGGATTCAAGCAGACAGCCAGTCTTTCTCCCGCTTTGGACATGGCGTACTTGTAAAAATCGCTGAAGCTTCGTGATGTTGGAATCTGAAGCGGCATAGTGATGCTGCGCCCGCCATTTTCCCAAAGCTTAATTTCTCTATTGGAAATATCCAGTGTAACGAGGGTTTTTTCGCTGAGCTGGGGCCGCAGGTCGCCATCCGAGGGACTGCTGTCAAAAATCATCCCAAGAGTTTCCGCTTGGGCCTTGGAGAAAGGCAGGTAGGTTGCACTGTCAAACCTCGCCCCGCTGTACAAAGCCTCCTCTGCTCGTAAACCTCGAAGGTCAGTCCCCTTCAGGTTGCTGCCGCGAAAATCTGCCTGGTAAAGGTCCGCATTGTTAAATTTCGCCTTGATGAGCGTGGCTCCTCGAAAAACAGCAAGGCTAAGGTGCGCTCCCCTAAAATCAGCGAGCGAACCATTCGCATTGCTAAAGTCAGCCGCTTCACCCTCGACGTCCCGCCAGTCCGTGCTCAACATCGACGCGGAACGGAACCGCGCGCTGCGAATTTGAGCTCGCTGAAAATGTGCCTGATCGACCTGACTGGAATTAGCCACGATATTATTGAGTCGGGCATCCACAAACGAGGCACCCGTGAATTGTGCCTCCCTCACATCCGCCTCATCCAGGATGGCTCTGTCGAAGTTCGCGTTCTCGGCCTTGGCTCCCGTAAGTTTGCTGTAGGAGAGATTCGCTCCGTCGAGGGACGCTGACTGTAAGAGAGCATATTCCAGATTCGTATTTTCCAAAGAGGCTTTGGATAAACTTGCCAGCGAATAATCACTTCCGGTTAATCTCTGTCCGGAGAGTGACACTCCTGTGAGATCCAATCCCTGCTGATCACCACAGAGTCCGGCCTCAGGGTTTCTCCCTAAAGCACCGACCTCATTCATGCAAACCTTCCCACTCAAGTCGAAATGATAAGTGCCCGCGAAAGACAGTCCTGTATACAAAAGAGAAAAGCTCACCGCTGCTAGTCGAATCATGTCATGCCTCTTTTTACTGTATCCATAGATCAAAACTTCGACATGAACCAGGCGATTCGCGCTTATTGCAAAGATTATTGATCTGGCGGTACTGACACACGTCATGTGGGAAGAACAAGAAATTGTGGAATGCTTGCAATAAAGCTTTCTCATCTCTCTCCCATTTCCGTGGACGACATCTTCAGAGTCCTTACTGCACTTTCATTTCTTATTCGGAGCGCGATCTCATGCATGCTTTGACTTGCTCTTCTCTCCTTCTCCTCGTGTTGGGCAACACGGCGTGGAGCGCTGTTTACACCTATGACGTAACACGCAGGGACTGTATTGCTAGCTCTGGCGCTGCAGGGCGAAATCCCGAATGGGGCGTATGCTCCGATCAAAGCGGCAAGGACCTGTCCGGTAGTCATCATTCTGCCGAGAATGTGACCGGCAGTGACTTTTCGTTTGCGAGTCTCTCCCGGACGAACTTTGATGATGCGATACTGAATTATTCCATTTTAAACAGTGCTAGTCTTGATGCAGCCAGCCTGGAGCGGGCAAAATTCAATGGCATTAAAGGAGAGGCAGCAAACTTTGAAACGAGCAAACTGCAGGAAGCGAGCTTTCGAGCGTCGGATCTGAACACGGCGTCGTTTCTGGGTGCGCAGGCTGATCTTGCCGACTTTACCCAAGCCAGATTGAATAATGCCGTCTTTCAGCAGGCTCAAATCACAGAAGCCAAATTTCGATCAACATCCTTGGTGAAAGCCAATTTTTACCAGGCTCGCAGCAGTTCTGCAGATTTTAGTAATGCCCAGGCCCCCGGCGCAGATTTTAGAAAAGCGGACCTCAGCCTGGCCATTTTTCGTGGCGCCGATCTTTCCCGAACCAACTTCTTTGATGCCAATATCGACTTGGCGGATTTCCGGAATGCTATCGTAAAAGGCGCGGATCTTCGAGCGCAAAACTTTGCCTCCGCTGATTGGCGAGGAGCGAAGTTTGATGCCGGCACCGTCCTTCCTATCGCCCGTGATGAGGCGGTTCGAATCGGAATGATTTTCGATAGTGATTTACCCTGGAATACTGCAGTCGGCGCAGAGTATGGAGCATCCATCGGGAATCACGGCGGTATACAAGTAAAACTCTCCGGTTCGGAATCCTCTCAGCCCACCATTATTGTAAGGCAAAGTGGAATGAGCAGCACCGATACCTACACGTATAATCTTGCGACGGAGGAACTCAGCTTTGAATCCAAACCTAGCCCTTTTGCAAAGATAACCCTGACACCTGCCTCGCCCGAATACATAGAGTATCTCAGCACGTTGAAGAAAAAGATGGCTTTTGTACTCCTTCCTGAGAGCTACCTCAGGGGGGATATGTCACCGCCCATAAACAGCAACAAAAATTTCGCACTCGTTCCAGTCCTGCAGCTCCTGGACCGGTCCCTGGCTCGTCAAGGTTACCAGGCCAAGGACTGTGCGCTTTATGTTTCCTTCGATGATCTGAGCCTTCCTTCCAAATCTTTTGCTCTGGGCGGCTATGCCGACCTCCAGGATTGGAATAACAAAGCCAGCGCTGTCTGGGTTTCGAAAGGCACGACAGCGGTGCTTTTAAAAGAAGCAAACTTCGACCAAGGTGGCAATCCTTATGTGCAGGTCTACGAGAGTTCTTCGTTCCCCAGTCGTGTCATCGGCAACGGCACGCTCTTCGACCTACGCTCGTCGATTCTGACCCAGAATTTTTCATCCTTCGTTTGCTATCAGCGTTAAGAGGAATCCATGAGCCGTATGCTATTGAGTTTCGTCTCGCTGCTGTCAGCTAACCTGGCTTTCTCGGCCACGTATAACTTTGATGCGCAGCAAGCTGAATGTGTTGATTCCAAAGGAAGAGTCGGACGCAACCCGACCCTGGGTGTCTGCGGTGATCAAAGCGGACAGGATCTCAGTCAGCGCAACCTGACAGCTATGAATCTTCTCGGCAGCGATCTATCCTTCGCCAGCCTTAGCCAGGTACAGATGGATCGCGCTGATCTGTCCTATACCCGACTCTCTTCGTCGAGCCTGGATCAGGCTTCGTTGCGAAACGCTCGACTGGTGGGGGCACATGGTGAAAATGCAAACTTTGACAGCACGACATTGACCTCAGCTGATTTCCGTCAAAGCCGTTTTCCTTTCGCCAGTTTCGTCCGAGCCGATCTCACGTTTGCTCTTTTGATGAATGCTGAGTTCCGTGAGGCCAACTTCAGCGAGGCGAAATTGAAAGAGGTCGTGGCGCGGCAGATTCAATTGGGCCAAGCTCAACTTTCCAAAATTTGGGCCGAAAAAGCCGATTTCTCAGCTTCGATGCTCAAAGGGGCCGACCTTCATCAAGCCGTGCTGCGCTACAGTAATTTTCGTGAAGCCGATCTCTCCGAGGCCCAGATTGTCAATGCTGACCTGACAGGTACCGACCTGAGGCAGAGCCGGCTTTTTGGAGCGAATTTTTCTGGTTCGAATCTCAAAGATGCTCTGGTCCTGGGCGCTTATTTCGATGAAAGGACGCAGCTTCCGTTTTCCCGCTCCGAAGCTCTGGCCCTGGGCATGATCTGGGGTGGTCCTGCCAAGGACGACCTTATCCTTTACGATGGTGACGCGGTGGGATTCAGTGCGGGGCAGAACTGGGGAAGCACCCCGTCTGATGTTCAGGAATTTGAAAAGAGGCTGCGATTCACGCTGCACAATAAGGATATGTGGGCTGCAGCAGCCTATGCCTTCCGCAACTATGAAGAGGTCGATTTAAGTTCTTACCGTACGCTCTCGTTCCAGGCGTCGAGTTCCACTCCTGTTCGTGCCATGTTTTACCTCGTGAACATGAATACAGGAATCGAATCTGAATCATTGAAACCTCTTCTGGATCCGATATCACGTGCCTATTCCATAGATCTGCAGGAGCTGCAGGCGAAGGGCTTTGACTTGAACAAAACCCAAGCCATCATCGTGGCCGTAGCTGAGCCCGAAGAGAAAACGTACCGGATCGATGTCGATGACATTCGTGTGAGCCGGTAAAAGGAGTCGTCCATGTTTAAAATAGCTTCAAGCAAAGTCGGGCCTGGTCTTATGGCAGCAACGCTGGCTCTTATGTCCTGTCAGGACAAGACAGCCTCTGTCAGTCAGAGCTTGTTCCTGCAAGCGATCCAACTGCAGACCGATTATCAGGATTACGTCAGGCTCATTCCCAGCCCAGATCAGGCTCAGGTGATTTATTATGTGCCAACCAATGGCGGTGTTCTTATGGAGAACGGAAAGCCTCGCTTAAGTGTGCGGCAGAGCGGAAATGCTTTGCGCGTCGCCGGTGCATTTAAGACCGGAGGTTATGATAAAGTTTTGAACTCTTTGCGGAATGAACTCAGAGCCCAAGGATTTATATTGGCCCCAGCTCCCATTAAAAAAGCCAACGCGGACTATCTCTTGGCTGCGACCCGGCTTCCGAGCGGCCGCTTTGATGTGCGCTGCGCTGAAAGCGGAGCCATACGCTCCTGTCAGATATGGGATGAGCAAGCGGAACGCCCTGGCCTCGGCACAACTGATATTCGCCGCTTTCAGGCTACATTTCCAACCGCTGCAACCGTCGCGGATCGCATGTTCTTCAATTTCGAGGTGGATGCGGAACCCTACCACGATCTGGTCCAGGATTTCCTCAATACTGGGCTCGAATGGGACAGCTTCTTCATTGGCAAAGTCGATTGGCTGCTCAACATCCAAAAGCCGTCGGAACAGTTACGCCTCACCATTGCATGGGACCGGCTGGCAGCCAGTGCCCGTCAGGTGATTCGCGCTTGCCAAGGCAGCTGCAGTGCGCAGGAGCTCCGGGACTGGTTCCAAAACCACCTGGACCAACCTGATTCTGTTGTTCAAATAGGTGAAGGTCGGACACAGGATATCGATTTTATTTTTGATCACGAAGTTCGCCCCAGACTCTTCGTGGAATTGATTGAACGAGGCGGGTCTCAGAATGAGAATACGCGCTATTTTACACTAAGGCTTCAAGCTGACATCGAAAATCTCGGCGTTCAGGACCTTGCCTGGGATGTCCCTCGGCAGGACGCAGGGCCTGGAAGCCAGGAATCACTTTATCGCATTGAATGTGTGAATGGCGCTGTGGATCAGCCGTTGACCTTGGCCTCTGCGTCCAGTTTTTGTCCTCTTTGAACCAAGGATGCCTCATGCGCCTATGTAATTTGCTTTTAATAGGTCTCCTCTTGCAGGCAGCACAGGCCTGGAGTTATCCCGTTCCATTGGGAACCCGTCAGCCGCTGCAGATCCCTGCGAAATTCGTGGACCAGTACACATTTTTTGAAGACCATGAGTCTCCAACAGCCCTCTACGTAGTACCGAGAATCGGCACGATTGATTTGCGGCAGGCCGGCTCCACAGTCTGGCCGCGCTTCGTTTTCAGTACAGGAATTCATAGCAACGGCTATTTCCTTGGCTATGATTACGTGAGACTGGGAGGCACACTTCGCGGCGACGCTCGCCCCGGACTTTTTCAGGAGCTGGCAGCCCTTACCCGCACATGGGGTCTGACCCTGAGCTATGCCCCCTTCTGGAGCAGTCAACCCGAGATTATTTCTCTGGGCCGCATCCGATCTCCGGGCGAACATTTGGATTGTCGCTTTGAGACCAGGCTTTTGCAGGACGGCATAAAAACGATATCACTGCCCCACTGCGTTATTCGTGAGAATGGGCGCGAAGTCGATATCGACCTCTTTCAAAATTTCGCTTTGCTCATGCCCGACGGAGGGGAGGTCAATGACCCCATCGGCTGGAGCGCACGGACGCTTCCGGGCTGGGAACTACCCATTCGTCAGAAACTGGAACAAGGAGCCGGCTGGGATGATCTCTTTGTTTTAAGTGTCCAGTGGGGGCTCGCAGCCGCAGGGCAGGGACGTGCCGTCATCGAAAGCCATGCCGCACGCATCTATGACAAGCTTGAGTCTCTTGCGCGAACCGATAGCAGGACCAGCTGGACCCTCCCTGATTTGGAGCAATTGTCCCAGCAGATAATGGACTGTGGCGAGGCCTGTGGTTTTCGCAGTGCCGCGTCCCAGGATAAACGCATGCATCAGGCCTTGACAACGTGGATGCAGAATAAGTTTTTCATACTCATGAAGCAGGACGGTCAGGATCTCTGGATACCCAAATCCTTTCCCCTCAATGAAACAATGCTGACGGACCAATGGACCCGCGAAGCTCTTCCGCTGGCAGGTGAAGGTGCTTCAGTCGCAGAAACGAGATTCCTGATCCATTGCCTTTTAACACCCGACGATGGTTCAACTCGAGTGCGCTGGGATACGGACGCACCTGATTGCCAGGAAGGACGGGAGCTATGAAAAATCTTTGGCTTGGTCTTTATCTCATTCTATCAAGCTGCGTATTGCATGCAGCCGGTTTGGAGCAAACTTTAAGCGAGTGCGAAGGCTGCCATTTTGAAGAACGAACCCAGGCTCAACAACATTTCAAGAACGGCTTGGGCCAATGGACAGATCGTCAATGCGTAGGCTGTCACCAGGAAACTAACGAAATAGGCCGCAATATCTCAGACGGCAAGTCCGATCCTCGCTATTACGGGCTACCCTTGCGTCGGGAAAAGCTCATCAAATTAAATGAAAGTCCGCTG includes:
- a CDS encoding pentapeptide repeat-containing protein — encoded protein: MRKLYCKHSTISCSSHMTCVSTARSIIFAISANRLVHVEVLIYGYSKKRHDMIRLAAVSFSLLYTGLSFAGTYHFDLSGKVCMNEVGALGRNPEAGLCGDQQGLDLTGVSLSGQRLTGSDYSLASLSKASLENTNLEYALLQSASLDGANLSYSKLTGAKAENANFDRAILDEADVREAQFTGASFVDARLNNIVANSSQVDQAHFQRAQIRSARFRSASMLSTDWRDVEGEAADFSNANGSLADFRGAHLSLAVFRGATLIKAKFNNADLYQADFRGSNLKGTDLRGLRAEEALYSGARFDSATYLPFSKAQAETLGMIFDSSPSDGDLRPQLSEKTLVTLDISNREIKLWENGGRSITMPLQIPTSRSFSDFYKYAMSKAGERLAVCLNPSQTDQSSLIVIQNLMTQITERLIWLDHDDGCAGLAWSPDGKNLAAVQPAWSNALGWLDVFSIETGTSVAQKRFTDKSVNAKVHFLNSTQLLYTTIPSDSNGSFQSTVETASVYDLASKSESSPFQLPSEHYGCWLARYENSLPTCYTSRSNNVARLDSNGSRNINFYQYVSGSYLYYFVRELLPVPGSDQLVAVLEDNSRAGVDGDFSVQLIPADLSGQGRPLVQNMRYIKNLSLSSDGKKMSFSRYARVEDSSYKDKEQNIYDLNSGIREYGHAWTGETAFTSEWTAARN
- a CDS encoding pentapeptide repeat-containing protein, producing MHALTCSSLLLLVLGNTAWSAVYTYDVTRRDCIASSGAAGRNPEWGVCSDQSGKDLSGSHHSAENVTGSDFSFASLSRTNFDDAILNYSILNSASLDAASLERAKFNGIKGEAANFETSKLQEASFRASDLNTASFLGAQADLADFTQARLNNAVFQQAQITEAKFRSTSLVKANFYQARSSSADFSNAQAPGADFRKADLSLAIFRGADLSRTNFFDANIDLADFRNAIVKGADLRAQNFASADWRGAKFDAGTVLPIARDEAVRIGMIFDSDLPWNTAVGAEYGASIGNHGGIQVKLSGSESSQPTIIVRQSGMSSTDTYTYNLATEELSFESKPSPFAKITLTPASPEYIEYLSTLKKKMAFVLLPESYLRGDMSPPINSNKNFALVPVLQLLDRSLARQGYQAKDCALYVSFDDLSLPSKSFALGGYADLQDWNNKASAVWVSKGTTAVLLKEANFDQGGNPYVQVYESSSFPSRVIGNGTLFDLRSSILTQNFSSFVCYQR
- a CDS encoding pentapeptide repeat-containing protein codes for the protein MSRMLLSFVSLLSANLAFSATYNFDAQQAECVDSKGRVGRNPTLGVCGDQSGQDLSQRNLTAMNLLGSDLSFASLSQVQMDRADLSYTRLSSSSLDQASLRNARLVGAHGENANFDSTTLTSADFRQSRFPFASFVRADLTFALLMNAEFREANFSEAKLKEVVARQIQLGQAQLSKIWAEKADFSASMLKGADLHQAVLRYSNFREADLSEAQIVNADLTGTDLRQSRLFGANFSGSNLKDALVLGAYFDERTQLPFSRSEALALGMIWGGPAKDDLILYDGDAVGFSAGQNWGSTPSDVQEFEKRLRFTLHNKDMWAAAAYAFRNYEEVDLSSYRTLSFQASSSTPVRAMFYLVNMNTGIESESLKPLLDPISRAYSIDLQELQAKGFDLNKTQAIIVAVAEPEEKTYRIDVDDIRVSR